A section of the Candidatus Hydrogenedentota bacterium genome encodes:
- the csrA gene encoding carbon storage regulator CsrA, protein MLVLTRKENESIMIGNEIEVKVLDLKDNQVKIGIVAPRSVTVHRREVYLAIQAENAQAATAAPLDGISNLIPR, encoded by the coding sequence ATGCTCGTGCTGACGCGTAAGGAAAACGAGAGCATTATGATTGGGAACGAGATTGAGGTGAAAGTCCTCGATCTCAAGGACAATCAGGTCAAGATCGGCATCGTGGCCCCGCGCAGCGTAACCGTGCACCGGCGCGAAGTCTACCTTGCCATTCAGGCGGAAAACGCCCAGGCGGCGACGGCCGCCCCGCTGGACGGTATTTCCAACCTCATCCCCCGCTAG
- a CDS encoding flagellar assembly protein FliW: MQLRTSRFGDIDVPDGSVITFTQPIIGFQEYRRFVLLPGPAESAVTWLQSTESGELAFLLMNPRDVVPDYKVQLGQHELSELAVAAVADLEIYTILVVSEDVSKVRTNLKAPILVNPRQRLGKQTVLEKSDYPIQFFLAKAREAAARPEEVRHARADA, translated from the coding sequence ATGCAGTTGAGAACATCACGGTTTGGGGATATTGACGTGCCGGACGGATCCGTCATCACGTTTACCCAGCCCATCATCGGATTTCAGGAGTACCGCCGCTTCGTGCTGTTGCCGGGACCGGCCGAAAGCGCCGTAACGTGGCTTCAGTCCACGGAATCCGGAGAGCTCGCCTTTCTCCTGATGAATCCCAGAGATGTCGTGCCCGATTACAAGGTCCAACTGGGGCAGCACGAGCTCTCCGAGTTGGCGGTGGCCGCCGTGGCCGATCTCGAAATCTACACCATCCTCGTCGTCTCCGAAGATGTGTCCAAAGTCCGCACCAACCTGAAGGCGCCCATTCTGGTCAACCCCCGGCAGCGTCTGGGCAAGCAGACCGTCCTGGAAAAAAGCGACTATCCCATACAGTTCTTCCTGGCCAAAGCGCGGGAAGCGGCGGCCCGGCCGGAGGAGGTTCGCCATGCTCGTGCTGACGCGTAA
- a CDS encoding DUF393 domain-containing protein: MSESPSAAPLRVLYDDNCGLCRRLAEYGRTRSEGRLEFIPWTDYAATEEAALFFSEEERHGPPARLRTFHEGELREDQEAWAAILATYPPFEKFGWIVERLGLMGAVAQATYHGAQWLRNRCGGCP; this comes from the coding sequence GTGAGCGAATCCCCCTCGGCGGCTCCCCTCCGGGTGCTCTATGATGACAACTGTGGTCTCTGCCGCCGCCTCGCCGAATATGGCCGCACGCGGTCCGAGGGCAGGCTGGAATTCATCCCGTGGACGGACTACGCGGCGACGGAGGAGGCCGCCCTGTTCTTCTCCGAGGAAGAGCGCCATGGGCCCCCGGCGCGGCTGCGCACCTTTCACGAGGGGGAGCTTCGTGAGGATCAGGAAGCCTGGGCGGCCATTCTGGCTACCTATCCACCCTTCGAGAAGTTTGGCTGGATCGTGGAGCGCCTCGGACTGATGGGGGCCGTGGCCCAGGCGACCTACCATGGCGCCCAGTGGCTGCGGAACCGTTGCGGGGGTTGCCCCTGA
- a CDS encoding META domain-containing protein, with product MFKHQVAWTCITAVAPLIAGCATEPIPIPLARPSQQPVDTLTGVTWYLLSYGPVAAPTALIPGTEADLLLDPSTLQFSGLAGCNRFSGSYALSEEKITLGRIAMTKRLCTSPEGLAAQENAVAQALAGARTYGFENGDLILRYGKDEALRFSKRAPEDKDAPSLAQLRLHLGQYPRDTGLWNHPLLAQRLHVLLGDKLQTFKENMRVQGPLTEENGLLYITGNKPHQGGVDMAVFLADPANDKLQVWLSTNGAQETLSEADPPLADPPSVATFKANAAPKP from the coding sequence GTGTTTAAGCATCAAGTGGCATGGACCTGCATTACGGCGGTGGCCCCACTAATCGCCGGATGCGCCACGGAGCCCATCCCAATCCCGCTGGCGCGCCCGTCGCAGCAACCGGTGGATACGTTGACCGGTGTAACGTGGTACCTCCTGTCGTACGGTCCGGTGGCGGCGCCCACCGCACTGATTCCGGGAACGGAGGCCGATCTCCTGCTGGATCCCAGCACCCTCCAGTTCTCCGGGCTTGCGGGCTGCAACCGCTTCAGCGGCAGCTATGCCCTTTCCGAAGAGAAGATTACCCTCGGCCGGATCGCGATGACGAAGCGCCTGTGCACCTCTCCAGAGGGACTCGCGGCTCAGGAGAATGCGGTGGCGCAGGCCCTCGCCGGCGCCCGCACCTATGGGTTTGAAAACGGCGACTTGATCCTGCGCTACGGCAAGGATGAGGCCTTGCGTTTCTCGAAGCGGGCGCCGGAAGATAAGGATGCCCCATCCCTCGCCCAGCTTCGCCTGCACCTGGGCCAGTACCCCCGGGATACCGGCCTATGGAACCATCCCCTTCTGGCGCAGCGCCTCCATGTATTGCTGGGGGACAAACTCCAGACTTTCAAAGAGAACATGCGGGTACAGGGGCCCTTGACCGAGGAAAACGGCCTGCTCTATATCACGGGGAACAAACCCCATCAGGGCGGCGTGGACATGGCGGTCTTTCTGGCGGATCCCGCGAACGACAAGCTCCAAGTGTGGCTGTCCACCAACGGCGCGCAGGAGACCTTGTCTGAAGCCGATCCCCCCCTCGCCGATCCGCCTTCCGTGGCCACGTTTAAGGCCAATGCGGCTCCCAAGCCGTGA
- a CDS encoding type II secretion system protein — translation MWKQARESGLSLAELLVVLAITVVLAAILLPAINTPNHGREKTDGSLAPYVIAADDPMNIEAGIRRERPMRRDRDVPAVDDSAEQEAPEVPAAAAQAAQTLELEGAQKIKTTDIGY, via the coding sequence ATGTGGAAACAAGCAAGAGAGTCGGGCTTAAGCCTGGCGGAGTTACTGGTGGTCCTGGCCATCACGGTGGTCCTGGCGGCCATTTTGTTGCCGGCCATAAACACGCCCAATCATGGGCGGGAAAAGACCGACGGCAGCTTGGCGCCCTACGTCATTGCGGCGGATGACCCGATGAACATTGAAGCCGGGATCCGGCGGGAACGCCCCATGCGGCGTGATCGCGATGTGCCGGCGGTGGACGACAGCGCCGAGCAGGAAGCCCCGGAGGTTCCCGCGGCGGCAGCGCAGGCCGCGCAAACGCTTGAACTTGAGGGCGCACAGAAGATTAAGACCACCGATATCGGCTATTAG
- a CDS encoding DUF1559 domain-containing protein, producing the protein MKRPNGFTLVELLVVVGIIAVLAALILPALSRARESARRATCVNNLRQLGLSFQMFAAESSGLLPPRGVPYFKPYIPLRGCWSSFDGSYLYPEYLNDLLLTKCPSDTGDSAADAYVSNESFQQPVHSTWPASGLDIPCIYEATYTHTPDFGYVYWGYLIDPAWVADPVDSYHLGEVLDSLDGTPPTLNVESRMGDLRATLPTSGQTITLIRTREGAERFLITDINDPAAATTAASTLPILWDTWRTDQGRPMPGNLNHIPGANVLFLDGHVEFAQYPQPASSKFWMVSESAANDGMENWP; encoded by the coding sequence ATGAAACGTCCGAATGGATTTACCCTGGTCGAGCTTTTGGTGGTCGTGGGCATCATCGCCGTGCTGGCGGCCCTGATTTTGCCCGCGTTGAGTCGGGCGCGGGAGAGCGCGCGCCGGGCTACGTGCGTGAACAATCTGCGCCAGCTTGGGTTGAGCTTTCAGATGTTTGCCGCTGAGTCGAGCGGGCTGCTGCCGCCTCGGGGCGTGCCCTATTTCAAGCCCTACATCCCGCTGCGGGGCTGTTGGAGCAGTTTTGACGGGAGCTATCTTTATCCCGAGTATCTGAATGACCTCCTGCTGACGAAGTGCCCTTCGGACACGGGCGATAGCGCCGCCGACGCTTATGTGTCGAATGAATCCTTCCAGCAGCCGGTCCACTCCACGTGGCCCGCGTCGGGGCTGGACATCCCTTGCATCTATGAGGCCACCTACACCCACACGCCTGATTTTGGTTATGTTTATTGGGGTTACCTGATCGACCCGGCGTGGGTGGCCGATCCGGTGGACTCTTACCACCTCGGCGAGGTCCTCGACAGTCTGGACGGCACGCCACCGACGCTGAACGTGGAGTCGCGCATGGGCGATCTCCGGGCGACGCTGCCGACCTCCGGACAGACGATCACGCTGATCCGCACGCGGGAAGGGGCGGAGCGCTTTCTCATCACCGATATCAACGACCCGGCGGCGGCCACGACGGCGGCGTCCACGCTTCCCATCCTATGGGACACCTGGCGCACAGACCAGGGCCGACCCATGCCGGGCAACTTGAACCACATCCCCGGGGCCAATGTGCTCTTTCTCGACGGTCACGTGGAATTTGCCCAGTACCCCCAGCCCGCCAGCAGCAAGTTCTGGATGGTGTCGGAAAGCGCCGCAAACGACGGGATGGAGAACTGGCCATGA
- a CDS encoding ABC transporter ATP-binding protein: METVASIQNLTRTYKRVTALDNVSLDIPKGSVFGLVGSNGAGKTTLIKHIMGMLRAQSGTVRVFGMDPIAQPEAVLVRIGFLSEDRDLPGWMRVHELMRYLRAFYPNWDPDFAEQLREQFKLDPQAKLKTLSRGQLAQAGLLGALAHRPDFLVLDEPSSGLDPIVRRDILSAIIRTVADEGRTVLFSSHLLDEVERVADHMAMIYNGKLLLNAPMEEIKTRHLRLVVKFTTPPKDNSLPGALTCNNFNGEWTIVCNGQIDACKQAIAEQGGTILEENEAGLEEIFIAHAGAPVSLGGE, encoded by the coding sequence ATGGAAACGGTAGCAAGCATTCAAAATCTCACGCGTACCTACAAGCGCGTGACCGCCCTCGACAACGTGTCGCTGGACATCCCCAAGGGTTCAGTATTCGGTCTCGTGGGCAGCAACGGCGCGGGCAAGACGACGCTCATCAAGCACATCATGGGCATGCTGCGCGCGCAGTCCGGCACCGTGCGGGTCTTCGGTATGGACCCCATCGCCCAGCCCGAGGCCGTGCTGGTGCGCATCGGCTTCCTCAGCGAAGACCGCGATCTCCCCGGCTGGATGCGGGTGCATGAGCTCATGCGCTACCTCCGCGCTTTTTACCCAAATTGGGATCCAGACTTCGCCGAGCAGCTCCGCGAACAGTTCAAGCTCGACCCCCAGGCGAAGCTGAAGACCCTCTCGCGCGGGCAGCTCGCACAGGCGGGCCTCCTCGGCGCGCTCGCACACCGGCCCGATTTCCTCGTACTCGACGAGCCCTCCTCCGGCCTCGATCCCATCGTGCGACGCGACATCCTCTCGGCCATCATCCGCACCGTGGCCGACGAAGGCCGCACCGTGCTGTTCTCGTCGCACCTGCTGGACGAGGTGGAGCGCGTCGCGGATCACATGGCCATGATCTACAACGGCAAATTGCTCCTCAATGCGCCCATGGAGGAAATCAAGACGCGGCACCTCCGACTCGTGGTGAAGTTCACCACGCCGCCGAAGGACAATTCCCTCCCCGGCGCACTCACCTGCAACAATTTCAACGGGGAATGGACCATCGTCTGCAACGGCCAGATCGACGCCTGCAAACAGGCCATCGCCGAGCAGGGCGGCACCATCCTCGAAGAAAACGAAGCGGGCCTGGAAGAAATCTTCATCGCCCACGCCGGCGCACCGGTCAGCCTGGGCGGGGAGTAG
- a CDS encoding GntR family transcriptional regulator: MQLHITPGDGAPIYRQIIDQVKNLVAAGRLTPGDEMPPIRALAQQLLINPNTVARAYRELEAQGVLVSRQGSGTVVADGGSPLARGERMRLLTAQVDKLLTEARQLGFDRDTVIELIEKRHKQRGRENE; the protein is encoded by the coding sequence ATGCAACTGCACATCACACCGGGCGACGGCGCGCCCATTTACCGCCAGATCATCGACCAGGTGAAGAACCTGGTGGCGGCGGGGCGCCTTACGCCAGGAGACGAGATGCCGCCCATCCGCGCCCTGGCCCAGCAATTGCTCATTAACCCCAATACCGTCGCGCGAGCCTACCGGGAGCTGGAAGCGCAAGGGGTGCTGGTGTCGCGGCAGGGCTCCGGCACGGTGGTGGCCGACGGGGGCTCGCCCCTGGCGCGGGGCGAGCGGATGCGCCTCCTCACGGCGCAGGTGGACAAGTTGTTGACCGAAGCGCGGCAACTTGGCTTCGACAGGGATACGGTAATAGAGCTGATAGAGAAGCGGCACAAACAACGAGGGCGGGAAAATGAATAG